CTAACTAACAAATGCTCAGTAATGTAGAGAAAGTGTTTATAATTGACGTGTGTCAAAAAAAAGGGTCCGTAAACTACCTGAAAAACAACCAACAGCGTCACCCCCAACATCTAAACATAGCATCTAGCAAAGTAACGTTAACTTCGACCGCTTCTAAAAGCTtcaactgtatatatatatatatgtatataaatattcatcGATCATCGACAAACATTTACCGTACCGTGTTCATGTTTCCCGCGCCGCCGCaggttcttcttcttcttcttcttcttcactaGTTTCTAAGGCGGTTCTAACTGTTGGTTTATAGCGCCACCTACTGTACAAACAGCCTCATTATAGGctacacacaaaataagattACCTGAGGATAAACGTTCTGTCTTTAATATCAGTTAAAATAAACTCTACTCTCAACATAATGTAGCATGTTTTTGACATCAAAGACGTCAAATAGCTGAAAAAGTTTTCCTTAAACGTGTTAAACGGAcagatgcattattattaatttattatattattaataccaatattaatattaaatattaatattaaaaccagcatataatattattattataaaataccaaaaacgtaatacaatttaaataacaaGTTCGCTTTTTGATGTactagaaaaatatttttattttgaaatgaaccGCAATAAACAAGTTTCAACCAttaacatgtaaacattttttaacactttttttttttctcacaacaAACGTCCAACCCGGAAGTCACGTGTCACTTGAACGGGGTCACGCGTCGCCGGTCTTCCGTGAGTTTCGCCGCGGGCAGTAGTGGCGGGTGTGCGCCCAGTCTCCGGTGGCGGAGCAGAACGGACACACGTAGCTCCTCAGGATGGGACAGAGGATCCGGCCGTCTCGGCCTCTCAGTCTGTGACTCGTGTACACCACCGGCGTCTCTCCGTTTTGCCGGCAGAATCCGCAGAAGTCCCGCGGGGTCCGCAGGTCGCGGCTGGAGGAGGCGGAGGAGCTGGAGACGTTGCCGCTGGAGCCGGCTCTCACGAAACTCTCCGGGGGCATCCCGGGGACCTCAGCGCCTGGGGCTTCCTCGCGATGCCGCAGCAGCTGGGACAGAGTCCTGCCGAGGTCCATGTAGTCCCGCCACATCCGGAAACAGCCGTCGGCTGCGGGGGCGCCCTTCTCGCGCTCGGTCAGTGAGGTGGACTGCATCCCGTCCAGGCTGAGGCAGGTGTGTGTCACCCACCATCACCCCGAGATATTTATAGCGGACTCCCTCCGGGAATGCGGTCTGTCTGGGGCGCTGCGCACCTGGCCCCGGCTTGACCCGAGGTCGGCGCGAGGTCACTAGGGTCAGGCGCGCGCTCCTGTTTGTTGTGATCGTGTCGTTGCCGAGCGGCACGTGCCAGACTGAGAGCACGTGAGCGacgctgtctgtctgtctctttgtaAACATTGTAACATTTTCATCCAGCACGCGCCAACTTTTGCTTTTAGAAATAAGTTGCAAGAACCTACCAGTAAACAGCCGGACAAAATGTAagcaattataaaacaaaacaaccctTACATaaaagtttcttttcttttctttgttatttGCAAGATATCACATACTCCTGCCTGGGCCATCTTTGattaaaaagaacagaagaTAATGTGTATCTTAAttagaaatgattaaaacatgtatgtgtacacacacaaacacacacttgtttattaacattttataatcaaacaacaaacactCAATATATAAAGCATATAGCTATAATATATAACTAGCACATGTTGACTATACACAGAATAttggtgaaaaataaaataaaacagctagGCTAACTATAAAGTAGCAACatttcattgtaatattttaccactttttttctgtctcgTCTTTCCTCCATATCTGACCTCAATTTATATCCTCATATAAATATATCCTCATAAACGTCACAccttacaaatatatatatatatactgtatatcctCGCCTACTTATCTGCATCTTGTTTATAAATTAGACTATGGAAATGTGGCGTTACGTTTAACTTGTTGCCCCATATCTCTTACAAAACATTCtgatattatcattttaaaagcaatatacgaaattacttttgatttaaaaacgtttttttttttttttttttttttttacacgcaGTATTGTGATTGCCCTGACCCTGGCCACCCCCGTGTGCTTAAAGCAAATTGAGATTTACACATCATTAATAAGCTTTCcggacaatatttggcagaaatacagctatttaaaacatctggaatctgagggagcaataaaaatcataatgttGAGAAAATAGTCTTTAAAGCTGTGCAAGTGAAGTTCTTAGCCGTGCATGTTACTAACAAAAAATTAGGTTTCAGTGCATTTACGgtaggccaaaaaaaaaataaatgaattgttgGCTATTGCCACAAATACACCTGTGTTACTTAcgactgcttctgtgctccatgGTCACAAATGTGGTTACGGGGCATTTAATGAGATACCATTGAGATTCTAACTGAACTTCTAATTCATCCTGAAGGTCAGGTTCAGGCCTTTTCTGTTTGGACCTCAGAAGCATAATCTGAAAAGTTTGATAGCTTTGTGTGTAATGTAGAATTGCTTCGTGTGTGCTTTTCATGCATCGTGCTATATCCGTTTTCTCACCTATGCATAGATTACCGTGCCTTGTTTTTCACAGTTCCCACACTTAAGATATTTCACTTCCAAGcagacattttaatgaaacaaaaacttgCCGTGCTCAAtgtacacttttatttattttactaaaaacgGGGGGAAAAAAGGTCACATCAACATTTACCCTTGTTAATACAGTATACTCAATATCTTTCCatcaacagaaataaaatacaccagcttttaatttccttttatattaaaatatcaaatagtTTGCAATCTAACAGTGCTTATGAAGTACATGTCACTGGCTTTGTAGCagaaaagtttcatttttccCTCCGCTCTGCCAGTGGTCTTCAGCAGAggagtaaaaataataataataataataataataataataatagtcattaaataaaatcaaaatacaaagaagaaaatgaacttTTGTGTTATCCTGCCACTTTTTATCTGACAAGCcgaacatgcaaaaaaaagggCAAATAACAACAATCTTTCTACAGAACAAACTGAAGTATCACCAGACACTTCAACTTACAAAGATGACAGGAGAGCTTTTTTCTCCAACTCAAGACAGTTTTGCATTTCTCCGGGTTTTTCCACAATCTGACTACACCGCACACCAGCTCTTGTCCCGAAAGCTGGCTGGTTGAACTGTTAGTTTCTCTCGTCTACAGTATGATATTCAAGTCTATACTGACAGGAAGTtaaaactaatcaaaaaaaaTAGACCAGAAATGCGAATGCAGGACTCCACGGAGTCTCAGAGTGTACTGAACTGTACAGGCACAATTAACAGTATATATTCAGAATAAATAGGGCGATTTTTGGCCTGGATGTACTTGGACAAGGAAGGTCTgggattttaatgttttgcccAGAAGAAAACACTCGCAGCATGagatatgcattttaaacaattgcgtttactctctctctctcacacacacacacacacacacacacacacagctcactGTCCTTGTTATCACATGCACAAAAGcttttgaaactaaaatgaacaaataatgtctaaaacatgtaaatgcTGATGTTTACTGGAATGTCTCTTCGGGGAGAGAGCTTCAGCTGCGGGATCACTGAACTGGGCTTTAGAGGAGACGCCACAACGGATGCAGACATCCCAGCATGCATCTGCAACTCCAACCGACAAACCTTCGGACGGGACGGTgtttgacgtgtgtgtgtgtgtttggcaggacgtgtgtgtgggtgtgagaAGTGCAGCGTCTGTATAAGGTGATGCTGTATCTTGGTCTTCCTCTGGCTGCAGCTCTTCTCCGCGCTGAAGCGAAGCGCGAGCTCCTTTTACACATGAACATGACCGGAGACGACAAACGCAGGGGAGAGTGGCCACAGTCACTCGCTGTCCCCCCCGCCGGACCGTTGGctttgtacacaaaaaaaaagacgatGTTTGAGAGGAAAGGAGTCATTTGTTGGAGTTAGACGTCAGTTGAGAAATAGAGTGTGTTCTTCTTCAGCTCAGCGAAGGATATGGGCGGATGCTGCAGATAGTACAGCAATACCTGAacctgtggagagagagagagagagagagagagaggatgacCATGAAGCACTGGTCCACACATCAAACTGTTAGCGTTATTCACCACTAGATGCTGCTCTCGAGTCTgtcaaaaactgaaaactaCTACTAATTCATGTAGAACATGCAAGATCTTAAAGTTAAGGTCCGTTTGCACTTAAGAACAATCACTATAAAGACAGCTATACTAGCTTGTCACAGCAGGATCGATTGTGATTGGgtgtcaatgtttttatcgtTCACCTgctcatttttaactttattgtttctctgtgcctttattgtTATAGCTGTGGTGCGATCTCTACTATTCTTCAATACTGAGAATGATCTTTAGTCTTTAGTCTTTAGCAGTGACATAATACTTATTATTGTAGTAGTAACAGTAGTTACTAAGTGCATATGAACTCCAAAccataaataacaataatgttcaTTACTGAGAAcaattatactattattattattgcgtTGTTAATAGTGTATAGTTTTGTCcaaaaaagttgttttcaaTTGTTAACCATGTTCATGTAATGGCTGGTGAAGACGTTTGGCTCAGGCCATTTACTCAGTTTCAGATATATCATAAACAAACCATTAACAGCCAAAGAGTCTGTTCAGATCCATACACGAGGGAACTGAAGATGCCCAGGACTGTGCTCCGGGCCTGAGGTCAGTGTGTTATGACAGCATGGAGATCAAGATGATGAAATAATCACACTGTCAAACACACCAAACCACAGCCCATTATGGTGATGCACGATATATATCCAGGAGTCCACAGAACTGACCTGTGCCATGACATCATGTGACCAGATATCAGAGGCCAGCGTGATGTGGGCCTTGCTGCTCTCTGACTCTGACGGTCTCAGCAGAGTGGGGCCGAACACTGTGGCCAAATTATGCAGAGACATCTTATTGACCGGCTCCTTCTCTGCCACCCTGAAACGAGAGggaacaaacacagacacaggaCTGAGTTCCATCTTGTTGAACACAGTTTATAAAGCGTGCGAGATGTATAGAGCTGGCCAGCAGGTGTCCCAAGTGAGCAGCGATGAAACTTGAGCATATGCTATCCGTGTTGTGTTAATGGGCGGCAGTGGAACTGGCAACAAGGCCTCCAGAGAGATTATTTGTGACAGTGTTTATAAACCCGAGGCCTCGCTAGCTAATTGCAGACGTTTCAGAGAGATTAGTGTAAAGTGCCACATCGGTTTcacacaaactaaaataaaacacaaccgTGGGTATTTTATGAGGGTGATTTAACTGCTGTTCATGTGAAGCTGCTGGCTTTAAAGACTCACTGTCAACAACAGTTTAGTTCAGTCTTCccttcattttaatatgatttatcaTGTCATT
This genomic interval from Puntigrus tetrazona isolate hp1 chromosome 5, ASM1883169v1, whole genome shotgun sequence contains the following:
- the nanos2 gene encoding nanos homolog 1, translated to MQSTSLTEREKGAPAADGCFRMWRDYMDLGRTLSQLLRHREEAPGAEVPGMPPESFVRAGSSGNVSSSSASSSRDLRTPRDFCGFCRQNGETPVVYTSHRLRGRDGRILCPILRSYVCPFCSATGDWAHTRHYCPRRNSRKTGDA